From Pandoraea vervacti, the proteins below share one genomic window:
- a CDS encoding nuclear transport factor 2 family protein, whose amino-acid sequence MNERASETDVVAALDRLCAIEAIRVLKARYFRYVDTKDRQGLASLFAENATLDMSEAAGGEADKSAIVKGAAEIANFILAATEGATTVHLGGMPEIHVLSPTSASAVWAMTDHLRWPDEFAMPFHRMTGHGHYHDTYVRVHGEWRIQSSKLTRLRVDVV is encoded by the coding sequence ATGAACGAACGGGCTTCGGAGACAGATGTAGTGGCAGCGCTTGATCGGCTATGCGCGATTGAAGCGATTCGCGTGTTGAAGGCGCGCTACTTTCGCTACGTGGACACGAAGGATCGTCAAGGCCTTGCCTCGCTGTTTGCCGAGAATGCAACGCTCGACATGAGCGAAGCCGCAGGGGGCGAAGCCGACAAGTCCGCCATCGTCAAGGGCGCCGCCGAGATCGCAAACTTCATTCTTGCGGCGACCGAAGGCGCGACAACCGTCCACCTCGGTGGCATGCCGGAGATCCATGTCCTTTCCCCGACGTCCGCTTCAGCCGTTTGGGCCATGACCGACCATTTGCGTTGGCCCGATGAATTCGCCATGCCGTTTCATCGAATGACCGGACACGGTCATTACCACGACACCTATGTGCGCGTACACGGCGAGTGGCGGATCCAGTCGTCAAAGCTCACGCGCTTGCGTGTCGACGTCGTGTAG
- a CDS encoding SDR family oxidoreductase encodes MNAVLTPQYVSGHHLLSGKSALVTAAAGGGIGYATAQRFAEEGVRALFISDVHERRLGEAVARLRDETGLDAIYSRVCDVTQEDQVQALVEDAEDRLGGTDILFNNAGLGGQKRITEMTDAEWLRVIDVSLNGTFRMTRAMLRKMEVRRRGAIVNNASVLGWRAQKEQAHYAAAKAGVMALTRCSALEAAEYGIRINAISPSIAMHEFLKKTADETLLSALAGNEAFGRPAEVWEMANVAVFLASDYASYLVGEVISASSQRA; translated from the coding sequence ATGAATGCCGTGCTTACGCCCCAATACGTATCGGGTCATCACCTGCTTTCCGGCAAATCGGCGCTGGTGACCGCTGCTGCGGGTGGCGGAATTGGTTATGCGACAGCGCAGCGGTTCGCGGAGGAGGGCGTGCGCGCTCTGTTTATCTCCGACGTGCACGAGCGGCGACTCGGCGAAGCCGTGGCCCGGCTACGGGATGAAACCGGTCTTGATGCAATCTACAGCCGGGTATGCGACGTGACGCAGGAAGATCAGGTGCAGGCGCTGGTCGAAGACGCGGAAGACCGCCTGGGCGGGACGGATATTCTTTTCAATAACGCGGGACTCGGCGGGCAAAAGCGCATCACGGAGATGACGGACGCGGAATGGCTGCGAGTCATCGACGTTTCGCTCAACGGCACGTTTCGTATGACGCGCGCGATGCTGCGCAAGATGGAAGTGCGGCGTCGTGGGGCCATCGTCAACAATGCGTCCGTTCTGGGATGGCGCGCGCAAAAGGAGCAGGCGCACTACGCGGCTGCGAAAGCCGGTGTCATGGCGCTCACGCGGTGCAGCGCCCTTGAGGCGGCGGAATACGGCATTCGCATCAACGCCATCTCGCCGAGTATTGCCATGCACGAATTCCTCAAGAAGACGGCCGACGAGACGCTGCTCTCGGCATTGGCGGGCAATGAGGCGTTCGGACGTCCCGCCGAAGTCTGGGAAATGGCGAACGTCGCTGTGTTCCTTGCAAGCGATTATGCCTCCTACCTGGTCGGGGAAGTCATCTCCGCCAGCAGCCAACGCGCATGA
- a CDS encoding FAD-dependent oxidoreductase, with amino-acid sequence MELRNRIFMSPMGSNLAEPDGFCGDRLAQYYAARAKGGAAMVIMGSVGVAYPRGSGNQMQVAISDDKYIPGLAKVAEAVHAHGCKIAVQLQHAGAIAVNEPLRGMPLLVPSTPTQKDFDWPVDLTPQENKDMFEVFFQPGVKIEYQEASEDDIEWLIDAFAEAAVRAKAAGIDGVEIHAGHGYILSAFLSPSSNKRTDRWGGTLENRARLLVEIVRRIRTAVGPDYPVWFRIDGVEHLKNDGITIDDAIAATKLGVAAGADAVHVTMYADASKGISFTEAHTVQQPGKYVPYAAAIKANVDVPVITVGRVEPELADAYIAQGKFDFLAMARKLLADDELPNKLMAGRPDLIRPCIYCYTCISQIFLGSHTRCAVNARTGFEQSTGIEPAASRKKVMVIGGGPAGMEVARVATLRGHDVQLFEASDRLGGTAFFSSIVYPENGKLIDYLQAQLHELEIPTHLQTRVTPELVRGMKPDAIVVATGARRASVKVPGYDLAHVLSGDELREMVTGKLGASVKRKLNLRWRLMINTGKRIGLLNNNRVINKLSERFLPLGEHVLIYGGGLVGVEVAEFLAERHRKVTLIEPGPAFGKELMIVRRWRIMDSLRKLGVRMLKECELIEIKPGKASYRTGNGQIQTIRADTVIMALGAEPSGSDLTEHMKAICSEVHCVGDADELGYIEGAVRNGHRVARAI; translated from the coding sequence ATGGAGCTCCGGAACCGCATTTTCATGTCGCCGATGGGGTCCAACCTGGCGGAGCCGGACGGATTTTGTGGAGACCGTCTCGCGCAATACTATGCCGCGCGCGCCAAAGGGGGCGCCGCCATGGTCATCATGGGGTCCGTGGGCGTGGCCTACCCTCGGGGCTCGGGGAATCAGATGCAGGTGGCGATCTCCGACGACAAATACATTCCGGGCCTGGCAAAGGTCGCCGAGGCGGTGCACGCGCATGGCTGCAAGATCGCTGTCCAATTGCAGCACGCCGGGGCGATCGCGGTGAACGAACCGCTGCGCGGCATGCCGCTGCTCGTGCCTTCGACACCGACGCAAAAAGACTTCGATTGGCCGGTAGATCTCACGCCGCAGGAAAACAAGGACATGTTCGAGGTGTTCTTCCAGCCGGGGGTGAAGATTGAGTACCAGGAGGCGAGCGAGGACGACATCGAATGGCTGATCGATGCGTTCGCCGAAGCGGCGGTGCGCGCTAAAGCCGCGGGCATCGATGGGGTCGAAATCCACGCCGGTCACGGTTACATCCTTTCCGCATTCCTGTCCCCGTCGAGCAACAAGCGCACCGACCGGTGGGGCGGCACGCTCGAGAACCGCGCCCGATTGCTCGTCGAGATCGTGCGTCGCATCCGCACCGCGGTAGGGCCGGATTACCCCGTTTGGTTCCGAATCGATGGCGTCGAGCATCTGAAGAACGACGGCATTACGATCGACGACGCGATCGCAGCCACCAAGCTGGGCGTCGCGGCCGGCGCCGATGCCGTGCACGTCACGATGTATGCGGACGCCAGCAAGGGCATCAGCTTCACGGAAGCGCATACGGTCCAGCAACCCGGCAAATATGTCCCCTATGCGGCAGCCATCAAGGCGAACGTCGACGTGCCGGTAATCACGGTCGGCCGTGTGGAGCCGGAGTTGGCCGACGCCTATATCGCGCAAGGGAAGTTCGATTTCCTGGCCATGGCCCGCAAGCTCCTGGCGGACGATGAATTGCCGAACAAGCTCATGGCCGGTCGCCCCGACCTGATTCGGCCGTGTATCTATTGCTACACCTGCATCAGCCAGATCTTTCTCGGTTCGCACACGCGATGTGCTGTCAATGCGCGAACCGGGTTTGAACAAAGCACCGGTATCGAACCTGCCGCAAGCCGCAAGAAGGTGATGGTGATCGGCGGTGGGCCGGCAGGCATGGAGGTCGCGCGGGTCGCGACGCTGCGTGGACACGACGTGCAACTGTTCGAGGCATCCGATCGTCTCGGAGGGACCGCATTCTTCTCCTCGATCGTCTATCCGGAGAACGGGAAGCTGATCGACTATCTGCAAGCACAACTGCACGAACTGGAGATTCCGACACACCTGCAAACGCGGGTGACGCCGGAACTCGTTCGCGGCATGAAGCCGGACGCCATCGTGGTGGCCACCGGTGCACGCCGCGCTTCGGTGAAGGTGCCGGGTTACGACCTTGCGCATGTGCTGAGCGGGGACGAGCTGCGCGAGATGGTCACAGGCAAGCTTGGCGCCTCGGTCAAACGCAAGCTCAATCTTCGCTGGCGCCTGATGATCAACACGGGAAAGCGCATTGGCCTGCTCAACAACAATCGTGTCATCAACAAGCTCAGCGAGCGGTTTCTTCCTCTGGGAGAACATGTCCTGATCTATGGCGGTGGCCTCGTGGGCGTCGAGGTCGCGGAGTTTCTCGCGGAGCGTCATCGGAAAGTGACGCTGATCGAACCGGGGCCGGCCTTCGGCAAGGAACTGATGATCGTTCGCCGGTGGCGGATCATGGACTCCCTGCGCAAGCTCGGGGTTCGGATGCTCAAGGAGTGCGAGCTGATCGAGATCAAGCCGGGCAAGGCGTCCTATCGAACCGGCAACGGACAGATTCAGACGATTCGCGCCGACACGGTGATCATGGCGCTGGGCGCGGAGCCGAGCGGTTCGGATCTGACCGAGCACATGAAGGCGATCTGCAGCGAAGTGCACTGCGTTGGCGATGCCGACGAGTTGGGTTACATCGAAGGTGCCGTGCGCAACGGGCATCGCGTAGCGCGCGCAATCTAA
- a CDS encoding SDR family NAD(P)-dependent oxidoreductase → MWWTVAIRLSIKKIGGDVLRFKDKVVLVTGAGSGIGYATAERIAQEGGKLLLADINGDALRRAGDAIQAAHATEYGTFVFDASDMAGTREMVKTAAAHFGRLDVLCNIAGIAGGWHTHEMPEADYKRMMAINVDGVFASCQEAIPHLIETKGNIVNMASASSKQGQPYTAAYCASKAAVVAITRCLAVEYAGNGVRANAVCPGGVNTNIHHTIQFPKDADAKMMEKLYPLFPIAEPHEIAAAIAYLASDEARYVTGVDFSIDGGQTVS, encoded by the coding sequence TTGTGGTGGACGGTGGCTATTCGATTATCGATTAAAAAAATAGGAGGAGACGTGCTGCGCTTCAAGGACAAGGTAGTGCTCGTCACCGGTGCCGGATCGGGCATTGGTTATGCGACGGCTGAACGTATTGCCCAGGAGGGCGGAAAGCTCCTTCTGGCAGATATCAACGGCGACGCGCTGCGCCGCGCGGGCGATGCCATTCAGGCGGCACACGCAACGGAATACGGCACCTTCGTATTCGATGCGTCCGACATGGCCGGCACGCGCGAAATGGTCAAGACTGCCGCCGCGCATTTCGGACGCCTCGACGTACTCTGCAACATCGCAGGCATCGCCGGCGGATGGCACACACACGAGATGCCCGAGGCGGATTACAAACGCATGATGGCAATCAACGTCGACGGCGTGTTTGCCAGTTGCCAGGAGGCGATCCCTCACTTGATCGAGACGAAAGGCAACATCGTCAATATGGCCTCGGCTTCATCGAAACAGGGACAACCGTACACCGCCGCGTACTGTGCGTCCAAAGCCGCGGTCGTGGCCATTACGCGTTGCCTCGCGGTCGAGTATGCGGGCAACGGCGTGCGTGCCAATGCAGTGTGCCCGGGGGGCGTCAATACCAACATCCATCACACCATCCAGTTCCCGAAAGATGCGGACGCGAAGATGATGGAAAAGCTCTATCCGTTGTTTCCGATTGCAGAGCCGCACGAGATCGCCGCTGCGATTGCGTATCTGGCTTCAGATGAGGCGCGATACGTCACCGGCGTTGATTTCTCGATCGACGGTGGCCAGACGGTGTCGTAA
- a CDS encoding MaoC family dehydratase yields MAKHFNSAEALLCAAGSSLGTTEWLEIDQARVNQFADATGDHQWIHVDAERASAGPFGACIAHGYLTLALAGSYFLSRLIDVRMRMGVNYGCEKIRFPAPVPVGRRVRAHGEIVSVAPVDGGGVHAVIRVTVEIEGGERPACVADTVSRYYF; encoded by the coding sequence ATGGCGAAACACTTCAATTCGGCCGAGGCACTCCTGTGTGCGGCTGGAAGTTCGCTTGGCACGACCGAGTGGCTCGAGATTGATCAGGCGCGCGTCAATCAGTTCGCCGACGCGACCGGCGATCATCAATGGATTCATGTGGACGCCGAGCGGGCGAGCGCCGGGCCGTTCGGGGCCTGCATCGCGCATGGCTACCTGACGCTCGCGCTGGCGGGCAGCTACTTCCTGTCTCGCCTCATCGATGTGCGCATGCGCATGGGCGTGAACTATGGATGCGAGAAAATCCGTTTCCCGGCGCCGGTGCCTGTCGGCCGGAGAGTCCGCGCGCATGGCGAGATCGTGAGCGTCGCCCCGGTCGATGGCGGCGGCGTTCATGCGGTCATCCGCGTCACGGTCGAGATCGAAGGCGGTGAGCGCCCTGCGTGCGTCGCGGACACAGTGTCGCGCTACTACTTCTGA
- the cysD gene encoding sulfate adenylyltransferase subunit CysD, whose translation MLIESQTLLEERKPTPTVGDQTYSLTHLQRLEAESIDIMREAVSESENPVMLYSIGKDSSVLLHLAMKAFYPSKPPFKLLHVDTTWKFRDMYKFRDQMVEKLGLELLTYRNPEAIERNINPFDHGSALHTDIWKTQGLKQALDKYGFDAAFGGARRDEEKSRAKERIFSFRTAQHRWDPKMQRPELWRLYNARKSKGESMRVFPISNWTELDIWQYIYLENIPLVPLYFAAQRPVVERDGMLIMVDDDRLPLRPGETPMMKSVRFRTLGCYPLTGAVESEATSLTQIIQEMLLTKTSERQGRLIDHDSSGSMEKKKQEGYF comes from the coding sequence ATGCTTATCGAGAGTCAAACCCTGCTCGAAGAGCGGAAACCTACGCCGACCGTCGGCGACCAGACCTACTCGTTGACCCACCTTCAGCGACTTGAGGCCGAGAGCATCGACATCATGCGAGAGGCCGTCTCCGAATCGGAAAATCCGGTCATGCTCTACTCGATCGGCAAGGACAGTTCGGTGCTGCTCCATCTGGCGATGAAAGCCTTCTATCCCTCGAAGCCGCCGTTCAAGCTTTTGCATGTCGACACGACATGGAAATTTCGCGACATGTACAAGTTTCGCGATCAGATGGTGGAAAAGCTCGGGCTTGAACTGCTGACTTACCGGAACCCGGAGGCGATCGAGCGCAACATCAATCCGTTCGATCACGGATCGGCGCTTCATACGGATATCTGGAAGACGCAGGGTCTCAAGCAGGCACTCGATAAGTATGGCTTCGATGCCGCATTCGGCGGCGCTCGCCGTGATGAGGAAAAGTCGCGGGCAAAGGAGCGGATCTTCTCCTTCCGCACGGCGCAGCATCGGTGGGATCCGAAAATGCAGCGTCCGGAACTCTGGCGACTGTATAACGCGCGCAAGAGCAAGGGCGAAAGCATGCGCGTATTTCCGATCTCGAATTGGACCGAGCTCGATATCTGGCAGTACATCTATCTCGAAAACATCCCGCTCGTGCCGCTTTACTTTGCGGCGCAGCGTCCGGTCGTGGAGCGAGACGGCATGCTGATCATGGTCGACGACGATCGTCTTCCGTTGCGCCCGGGCGAGACGCCGATGATGAAGAGCGTTCGTTTTCGCACGCTTGGCTGCTATCCGCTCACCGGTGCCGTGGAAAGCGAAGCGACGTCGTTGACGCAGATCATTCAGGAAATGCTGCTCACGAAGACATCGGAGCGCCAGGGGCGACTCATCGACCACGACTCCAGCGGGTCGATGGAAAAGAAAAAGCAGGAGGGGTATTTCTAA
- a CDS encoding nuclear transport factor 2 family protein: MTTDDKASASLRDSNKAIFATMLGHLGRKEFDQFESYLADDVYQDWPYLPIPNMDSKIVGNRKLREFIEAGTQAFDPYAYEISQYYDMADPSTLIVEYTSHTTYHPTGKPYSNAYLGILRFAQGKVTYWREYLNPLIIKESLMGDFDKPVKTS, encoded by the coding sequence ATGACCACAGACGACAAAGCGAGCGCAAGTCTGCGCGATAGCAACAAGGCTATTTTCGCCACCATGCTCGGGCACCTGGGCCGCAAGGAATTCGATCAGTTTGAGTCGTACCTTGCGGACGACGTGTATCAGGACTGGCCGTATCTGCCGATCCCCAACATGGACAGCAAAATCGTGGGGAATCGGAAACTCCGCGAATTCATCGAGGCCGGAACCCAGGCGTTCGATCCCTATGCGTACGAGATCAGCCAGTACTACGACATGGCGGATCCGTCGACCCTGATCGTCGAGTACACCTCGCATACCACGTACCACCCAACGGGCAAACCCTACAGCAACGCTTATCTGGGCATTCTGCGATTTGCGCAAGGCAAAGTGACCTATTGGCGAGAGTATTTGAATCCGCTCATCATCAAGGAAAGTCTGATGGGCGACTTTGACAAACCGGTGAAGACATCATGA
- a CDS encoding FAD/NAD(P)-binding protein — protein MKTIVIVGAGFSGTALAVNLLRMATPGSVQLVLVNRSGAQARGVAYGTRSAKHILNVPAGNMSALPDHPGHFLEFCARTDPLVRPESFVSRERYGSYLAWLLDQSALGKQHYLTRIEAEVDAITPTASAAGAPRWRVQLGGARVVFADEVVLAVGNFPPRNFPVPNQAFYDSRRYIRDPWSPGALDSIPSDAGVLLLGTGLTAIDVANVLARADGRRKCYAISRRGLLPQPHRCIRPGRAPEAGDDLRRAMGSDVRTYVRAIRATIRHARETGADWRDVLGALRAHTPSLWACLSLKEKRRFLRHVQPFWDVHRHRLAPEAHLYFHGALHAGDIALIRARVLDYQAFEQGIQVTIRRRGVAEPEALSVEYVVNCTGPTSDLRAIDDPLFAQLRSDGLLRSDALGLGLEVDDRYQCLGHTLAPVDGLRYLGPLLKARYWEATAVPELRVHAQALARELLADT, from the coding sequence GTGAAGACCATTGTGATCGTCGGCGCGGGGTTTAGCGGGACGGCGCTGGCCGTGAATTTGCTCAGGATGGCGACGCCGGGTTCCGTTCAGCTCGTACTGGTCAACCGCTCAGGGGCGCAGGCGCGTGGCGTGGCTTACGGGACACGCAGCGCGAAGCACATTCTGAATGTGCCTGCCGGCAATATGAGTGCGCTGCCGGATCACCCGGGGCACTTTCTCGAATTCTGCGCCCGGACCGACCCGCTGGTTCGCCCGGAGTCTTTCGTTTCGCGCGAACGTTACGGCAGCTATCTGGCGTGGCTGCTCGATCAGTCTGCGCTGGGCAAGCAGCATTACCTCACACGCATCGAGGCAGAGGTCGACGCCATCACACCGACCGCAAGCGCCGCTGGTGCGCCACGATGGCGCGTCCAACTGGGTGGCGCACGTGTCGTCTTTGCGGACGAGGTGGTTCTCGCTGTAGGCAATTTCCCGCCACGCAATTTCCCGGTGCCGAATCAGGCGTTTTATGACAGTCGGCGCTATATACGCGATCCGTGGTCGCCCGGCGCGCTTGACTCGATTCCCTCCGACGCGGGGGTATTGCTGCTGGGAACGGGGCTGACGGCCATCGACGTGGCGAATGTGCTGGCGCGTGCCGATGGTCGCAGGAAGTGTTACGCCATTTCCCGGCGGGGCTTGCTGCCCCAGCCCCATCGTTGCATTCGTCCCGGGCGTGCCCCGGAGGCGGGTGACGATCTGAGGCGTGCGATGGGCAGCGATGTGCGCACTTACGTCAGGGCAATTCGCGCAACGATCCGACATGCCCGCGAAACGGGAGCCGACTGGCGCGATGTGCTCGGGGCCTTGCGTGCGCACACGCCGAGCCTTTGGGCGTGCCTTTCCCTGAAGGAAAAGCGGCGATTCCTGCGTCATGTTCAGCCGTTCTGGGACGTTCACCGTCATCGGCTCGCTCCCGAAGCGCATCTGTACTTTCACGGTGCTTTGCACGCAGGCGATATTGCTCTGATTCGGGCGCGGGTGCTGGACTATCAGGCGTTCGAACAAGGGATCCAGGTCACTATCCGACGCAGAGGCGTCGCCGAACCGGAGGCGCTTTCGGTCGAGTATGTCGTGAACTGCACGGGACCGACATCCGATTTGCGCGCGATCGACGATCCCCTGTTTGCGCAGCTACGAAGCGATGGTTTATTGCGCTCGGATGCGCTCGGCCTGGGGCTCGAAGTCGACGACCGCTACCAGTGCCTGGGGCACACGCTCGCACCCGTCGACGGTCTTCGTTATCTGGGACCGCTTCTCAAGGCGCGGTACTGGGAGGCAACGGCGGTGCCGGAACTTCGCGTGCACGCGCAGGCGCTCGCGCGCGAGTTGCTGGCCGACACGTGA
- a CDS encoding SDR family NAD(P)-dependent oxidoreductase, whose protein sequence is MYKSLNFDFKNVRAVVTGGTSGIGNATARALLNAGASVLVTGTSATAQAYGEVIDGFEYRQLDLGDSASIQAFVESVGAVDVLVNNAGRIMPDASFGQAVQVNLNAVYEISAGLWPRLKQSTAPGGAAIVNIASMMSYFGSPHLPGYGAAKAGVVQLTKTLAAGWAKDGIRVNAVAAGSVATAMTAEYANDPHWQQVVSGKTPLGRWARPEEIAAPILFLCSDASSFVTGHTLVVDGGYSIID, encoded by the coding sequence ATGTACAAAAGTCTCAATTTTGACTTCAAGAACGTGCGAGCGGTTGTGACAGGCGGAACGTCCGGCATTGGCAATGCGACGGCAAGGGCGTTACTGAACGCTGGCGCGTCGGTGCTGGTGACCGGTACCTCCGCCACGGCGCAAGCCTATGGCGAGGTGATCGACGGTTTTGAGTACCGGCAACTGGATCTCGGCGACAGCGCGTCGATTCAGGCATTCGTCGAGAGTGTCGGCGCGGTCGATGTCCTCGTGAACAATGCCGGCCGGATCATGCCCGACGCGTCGTTCGGCCAGGCAGTTCAGGTCAACCTGAACGCCGTGTACGAGATCAGCGCGGGTTTATGGCCTCGCCTGAAACAGAGTACGGCGCCGGGCGGCGCGGCGATCGTCAACATTGCTTCGATGATGTCTTACTTCGGCAGTCCCCACTTGCCGGGATACGGCGCCGCAAAGGCCGGCGTGGTGCAACTGACGAAGACGCTGGCGGCCGGCTGGGCAAAGGATGGTATTCGCGTCAATGCCGTTGCTGCCGGAAGTGTTGCGACGGCAATGACGGCGGAGTACGCGAACGATCCGCACTGGCAACAGGTGGTATCCGGCAAAACGCCGCTGGGGCGTTGGGCCAGACCGGAGGAGATTGCCGCGCCGATTCTGTTTCTTTGCTCGGACGCCAGCAGTTTCGTCACCGGTCATACGCTTGTGGTGGACGGTGGCTATTCGATTATCGATTAA
- the cysN gene encoding sulfate adenylyltransferase subunit CysN — protein MAHVSGLIAEDIEKYLQVHQQKSLLRFITCGSVDDGKSTLIGRLLYESKMLFEDQLAALESDSKKVGTQGGDLDFALLVDGLAAEREQGITIDVAYRFFSTDRRKFIVADTPGHEQYTRNMITGASTADVAIMMIDARKGVLTQTRRHSYLISLIGIRHVVLAINKLDMVDYSQEVFDRIVAEYREFGKQIGIETFLAIPMSALKGDNITERSDHTPWYHGPTLMDFLESVEVDNDLAQRGPFRMPVQWVNRPNLDFRGFSGRVVGGAIEPGARVRVLPSGRESTVDLIVTRDGNLGRAVAGQSVTITLKDEIDISRGDVLTVSASPAPVADQFEANVVWMSDEAMLPGRPYLMKIGARTVGVTIAVPKYKINVNTLEHLAAKTLELNEIGVCNLHLDQAIAFDPYRENRDMGGFIIVDRLTNATVGAGMLHFALRRSQNIHWQAIEVNKDAHAQLKGQTPAVIWFTGLSGAGKSTIANLVEKKLHALGRHTYLLDGDNIRHGLNKDLGFTEADRVENIRRVGEVSRLMVDAGLLTLVSFISPFRAEREMARSLVSPGEFVEVFIDTPLSVAEQRDPKGLYKKARRGDLKNFTGIDSPYEAPENPELRVDTTQMAPEDAAEKIVQFLQARGLLERASTA, from the coding sequence ATGGCACACGTATCCGGTCTGATTGCAGAAGACATCGAGAAATACTTGCAGGTGCATCAGCAAAAGAGCCTTTTGCGATTCATTACCTGCGGCAGCGTCGACGACGGCAAGAGTACGCTGATCGGCCGACTGCTCTACGAGTCGAAAATGCTCTTCGAAGACCAGCTCGCAGCGCTGGAGTCCGATTCGAAGAAGGTCGGCACGCAAGGTGGCGACCTCGATTTCGCGCTCTTGGTCGACGGCCTGGCGGCGGAGCGCGAGCAGGGAATCACCATCGACGTCGCGTATCGGTTCTTTTCCACGGATCGTCGCAAGTTCATCGTGGCCGACACGCCGGGCCATGAGCAATACACGCGCAACATGATTACCGGCGCGTCCACGGCCGATGTGGCGATCATGATGATCGACGCGCGCAAGGGCGTGCTCACGCAAACCCGCCGTCACAGCTATCTGATCTCGCTCATCGGCATCCGGCATGTCGTGCTGGCGATCAACAAGCTCGACATGGTGGATTACTCGCAGGAAGTGTTCGACCGAATCGTTGCGGAGTATCGGGAGTTCGGCAAGCAGATCGGCATCGAAACGTTCCTGGCGATTCCGATGTCGGCGCTCAAGGGCGACAACATCACCGAGCGCAGCGATCACACGCCGTGGTATCACGGCCCGACGCTGATGGACTTCCTGGAGTCGGTGGAGGTCGACAACGATCTGGCGCAACGTGGCCCGTTCCGCATGCCCGTGCAATGGGTCAACCGACCCAATCTCGATTTCCGTGGTTTTTCCGGCCGCGTGGTGGGTGGCGCTATCGAGCCGGGCGCGCGAGTGAGGGTGCTGCCGTCGGGACGGGAGAGCACGGTCGATCTGATCGTCACCCGCGACGGCAACCTTGGACGGGCGGTGGCGGGGCAGTCCGTGACGATTACGTTGAAGGACGAGATCGATATCAGCCGGGGCGATGTCCTGACGGTCAGTGCGTCGCCGGCGCCGGTCGCCGATCAGTTCGAGGCCAACGTCGTCTGGATGAGCGACGAAGCCATGCTGCCGGGGCGGCCCTATCTGATGAAAATCGGTGCGCGCACGGTGGGCGTCACGATCGCCGTACCCAAATACAAAATCAACGTCAACACGCTCGAGCACCTTGCTGCAAAAACGCTTGAACTCAACGAGATCGGCGTGTGCAACCTGCATCTGGATCAGGCCATCGCGTTCGATCCGTACCGCGAAAACCGCGACATGGGCGGGTTCATCATTGTCGACAGGCTCACCAATGCGACGGTGGGTGCGGGCATGTTGCACTTCGCGCTGCGCAGGTCACAAAACATTCACTGGCAGGCGATCGAAGTCAACAAGGACGCCCACGCGCAGTTGAAGGGCCAGACGCCGGCTGTCATCTGGTTCACGGGGCTCTCGGGCGCAGGAAAATCGACGATCGCCAATCTCGTCGAAAAGAAGCTGCACGCGCTGGGTCGTCACACTTATCTGCTCGACGGGGACAATATCCGCCATGGCCTGAACAAGGACCTTGGCTTCACCGAAGCGGATCGTGTCGAGAACATCCGCCGCGTGGGCGAGGTGTCCCGCCTCATGGTCGACGCCGGGCTTCTGACGCTGGTTTCGTTCATCTCCCCGTTCCGGGCCGAACGCGAGATGGCTCGCAGTCTCGTGAGTCCGGGAGAGTTTGTCGAGGTGTTTATCGATACCCCGTTGTCCGTGGCGGAACAGCGCGATCCCAAGGGCCTGTACAAGAAAGCCCGACGTGGTGACCTGAAGAACTTCACGGGTATCGATTCTCCCTATGAGGCGCCGGAGAATCCGGAGCTTCGTGTGGACACCACGCAGATGGCCCCGGAGGATGCCGCCGAGAAGATCGTGCAGTTCCTGCAGGCGCGTGGGTTGCTGGAGCGAGCGAGCACTGCGTAA